In Leptodesmis sichuanensis A121, the following are encoded in one genomic region:
- a CDS encoding LmeA family phospholipid-binding protein produces MWSKSVVDMRLSDDYVEVDTVSQDVDLPALSLDCVSDGQETGGKQSRLISKVLSPALRLWVRSHLDHVEDLHLEIEANDRQLLSGAIQQVSASARKGIYQGLHLSQISLVGQQIQTNLRQVLRGKPFRLLTAFPIAGTVVLSEADLNASLHAPLLANAITDFLLSLLLGSKGEDDFPHKAVNIHDLQVRFGEGDLIFTAILVLAEHQTYPLTICTGLQIQDGNRLILERFQCQIHDSPSAILPADLPDRWVFDLGSEVCLEELQIQPEQLSCRGRIMVQP; encoded by the coding sequence ATGTGGTCAAAGAGTGTGGTGGATATGCGTCTGAGTGATGATTATGTTGAAGTGGACACCGTATCTCAGGATGTGGATCTGCCTGCTCTGTCTTTAGATTGCGTGTCTGACGGCCAAGAAACTGGTGGCAAGCAAAGCCGCTTGATCAGCAAAGTCCTTTCCCCAGCTTTGAGGCTGTGGGTGCGATCGCATCTGGATCATGTAGAAGACCTGCACCTGGAAATTGAGGCCAACGATCGCCAACTTTTATCCGGTGCAATCCAGCAGGTGTCGGCTTCAGCCCGGAAAGGAATTTATCAGGGGCTGCATTTGAGCCAGATCAGCCTGGTCGGACAACAGATTCAAACCAATTTGCGGCAGGTGCTGCGCGGCAAACCCTTTCGCTTGCTAACCGCTTTTCCGATCGCTGGCACCGTAGTGCTTTCAGAGGCCGACTTAAATGCCTCTCTGCATGCGCCTTTGCTGGCTAATGCCATCACTGACTTTCTGCTGTCCTTACTTCTGGGGAGCAAAGGAGAAGATGATTTCCCCCACAAAGCAGTCAATATTCATGATCTGCAAGTTCGCTTTGGCGAGGGAGATCTGATCTTTACAGCCATCCTGGTCCTGGCGGAACATCAGACTTATCCCCTGACGATTTGCACGGGCCTGCAAATTCAGGACGGCAATCGGTTGATCCTCGAACGCTTTCAGTGTCAAATCCACGACTCTCCATCTGCAATTTTGCCTGCCGATCTGCCCGATCGCTGGGTGTTTGATCTGGGTTCTGAAGTGTGTTTAGAGGAGCTACAAATTCAGCCAGAGCAGCTCAGTTGTCGCGGCAGAATTATGGTGCAGCCGTAA
- the ilvC gene encoding ketol-acid reductoisomerase, with protein MARMYYDADANLDLLAGKTIAIIGYGSQGHAHALNLKDSGMNVIVGLYPGSKSEAKAQAAGLTVKSVSEAAKAADFIMILLPDEVQKTVYKNEIEPNLTEGKVLLFAHGFNIHFAQIVPPANVDVVMVAPKGPGHLVRRTYEQGEGVPCLFAVYQDASGQARDRAMAYAKGIGGTRAGILETTFREETETDLFGEQVVLCGGLSALIKAGFETLVAAGYQPELAYFECLHEVKLIVDLIVEGGLAKMRDSISNTAEYGDLTRGPRIVTDQTRAEMKKILQEIQTGQFAREFVLENQAGKPGFTAMRRREAEHPIEEVGKDLRAMFSWLKKV; from the coding sequence ATGGCGCGGATGTATTATGACGCGGATGCCAATTTAGACCTGTTAGCAGGGAAAACGATCGCAATTATTGGATATGGCTCTCAGGGACATGCCCACGCCCTGAACTTAAAAGACAGTGGCATGAACGTCATTGTGGGACTGTATCCCGGCAGCAAGTCGGAAGCAAAAGCCCAGGCCGCAGGATTGACGGTAAAAAGTGTCTCGGAAGCGGCCAAAGCAGCGGACTTTATCATGATTCTGCTACCTGACGAAGTACAGAAAACCGTTTACAAGAATGAAATTGAGCCGAATTTGACCGAAGGCAAAGTTCTGTTGTTTGCCCACGGATTTAACATCCACTTTGCTCAGATAGTTCCTCCAGCTAATGTGGATGTGGTGATGGTGGCTCCCAAAGGGCCAGGACATCTGGTACGCCGCACTTATGAGCAAGGGGAGGGGGTTCCCTGCCTATTCGCGGTGTATCAGGATGCGTCGGGTCAGGCTCGCGATCGAGCGATGGCCTACGCCAAGGGGATTGGTGGCACCCGTGCGGGCATTCTGGAAACCACCTTCCGGGAAGAAACGGAAACTGACCTGTTTGGGGAACAAGTGGTTCTCTGCGGTGGCCTCAGTGCCCTGATCAAAGCCGGATTTGAAACTCTCGTTGCTGCAGGCTATCAGCCCGAACTGGCCTACTTCGAGTGTCTCCACGAAGTCAAACTGATTGTGGATCTGATTGTGGAAGGCGGATTGGCTAAAATGCGCGACAGCATCTCCAATACGGCGGAATATGGCGACTTAACTCGCGGCCCCCGGATCGTCACCGATCAAACCCGCGCTGAAATGAAAAAAATCCTGCAAGAAATTCAAACTGGTCAATTTGCCCGTGAATTTGTCCTGGAGAATCAGGCTGGGAAACCTGGATTTACTGCCATGCGGCGACGGGAAGCAGAACACCCCATTGAAGAAGTGGGTAAGGATCTGCGAGCCATGTTTAGCTGGTTGAAGAAGGTGTAG
- a CDS encoding DUF4912 domain-containing protein, translated as MSNRPPLEEMTLRQLRRVASECGVSRYSRMRKDQLLAAIQEIQMRQQGGTAPVQELVAQELVEAAKFDVGQDDRTGGTLAAVDEGLPELPDGYGDCRIVLMPRDPQWAYAYWDITNEAKEVLRQQGGQQLALRIYDVTDINLAFQSPHSVQEYPCDELAREWYLPIPVSDRDYVVDIGYRCLDGRWLLLARSATVRIPPIYPSDWIEDHFLTISWEDSLEGQTFATLVPPSRRMAVEPVYDEMYELAEAAEAERAAGSLYGSMQQVPGSVAGSLQHVAGSGQQAVSSYVLASGAGIWASGVPTTESGVGMTMSGVGLTESGVGMTQSGVGMTQSGVGLGMSGMGMTMSGVGLTQSGVGMTESGVGMGYTMSGVGLTQSGVGMTESGVGMGYTMSGVGMSGVGLTTSGVGIGATMSGVGVTMSGVGLTQSGVGMTMSGVGLTQSGVGMTESGVGMGYTMSGVGMSGIGMGYTMSGVGLTQSGVGMTESGVGMGYTMSGVGMSGVGMGYTMSGIGMTESGVGMGYTMSGVGMSGVGMGYTMSGVGITMSGVGLTQSGVGMTESGVGMGYTMSGVGMSGVGMTMSGVGMSGVGFSGSLPIVRPRKFWLVADAELIVYGATEPDAIVTIGGRPIKLNPDGTFRFRMSFQDGLIDYPIMAVAADGEQMRSIHMKFNRETPERHTNTKDEAVEEWLA; from the coding sequence ATGTCTAATCGTCCCCCTCTTGAAGAAATGACCCTACGCCAGCTTCGCCGGGTAGCCAGTGAATGTGGTGTGTCGCGGTACAGCCGGATGCGGAAAGATCAGTTGCTGGCCGCTATTCAGGAAATTCAGATGCGGCAACAGGGGGGGACGGCTCCTGTGCAAGAACTGGTGGCCCAAGAGTTGGTGGAAGCGGCCAAGTTTGATGTCGGGCAGGACGATCGCACGGGGGGCACTCTGGCAGCAGTTGATGAAGGGTTGCCGGAGCTTCCCGATGGCTATGGGGATTGCCGGATTGTACTGATGCCTCGTGATCCCCAATGGGCCTATGCGTATTGGGATATCACCAATGAGGCTAAAGAAGTGCTGCGCCAGCAGGGGGGACAGCAACTGGCCCTGCGTATCTATGATGTGACGGATATTAACCTGGCGTTTCAATCCCCTCACAGCGTTCAGGAGTATCCCTGTGATGAACTGGCACGGGAATGGTATCTGCCAATTCCTGTCAGCGATCGGGATTACGTTGTTGATATTGGCTATCGTTGCCTGGATGGGCGCTGGTTGCTGCTGGCCCGCTCTGCTACGGTTCGCATTCCACCCATCTATCCTTCCGATTGGATTGAAGACCACTTCCTGACCATTTCCTGGGAAGACAGTCTGGAAGGCCAGACTTTTGCCACCCTTGTGCCTCCCAGCAGAAGGATGGCTGTTGAGCCTGTTTATGACGAGATGTACGAACTGGCTGAAGCCGCCGAAGCAGAGCGCGCTGCTGGTTCTCTTTATGGCTCCATGCAGCAGGTTCCTGGCTCTGTTGCTGGTTCTCTTCAACACGTTGCTGGTTCTGGTCAACAGGCCGTCAGTTCTTATGTTCTCGCTTCCGGTGCGGGAATATGGGCTTCTGGAGTACCGACAACCGAATCTGGTGTTGGCATGACCATGTCTGGGGTGGGACTCACTGAATCCGGAGTAGGGATGACGCAGTCGGGTGTGGGCATGACCCAATCGGGAGTTGGATTGGGAATGTCGGGTATGGGGATGACCATGTCGGGCGTAGGACTAACGCAATCCGGGGTCGGCATGACTGAATCCGGCGTGGGGATGGGCTACACCATGTCCGGCGTGGGCCTGACACAATCCGGGGTCGGCATGACTGAGTCCGGCGTGGGCATGGGCTACACCATGTCCGGCGTGGGGATGTCCGGCGTAGGACTCACCACATCGGGAGTCGGAATTGGCGCAACCATGTCCGGGGTTGGGGTGACCATGTCGGGGGTGGGCCTGACGCAATCTGGGGTTGGGATGACCATGTCGGGCGTAGGACTAACGCAATCCGGGGTCGGCATGACTGAGTCCGGTGTGGGCATGGGGTATACCATGTCTGGAGTGGGTATGTCGGGAATCGGGATGGGTTACACCATGTCCGGCGTGGGCCTGACGCAATCCGGAGTTGGTATGACTGAGTCGGGCGTGGGCATGGGGTATACCATGTCCGGGGTCGGGATGTCGGGGGTCGGCATGGGGTATACCATGTCCGGGATCGGCATGACTGAGTCGGGCGTAGGCATGGGGTACACCATGTCCGGGGTCGGGATGTCGGGAGTCGGCATGGGGTATACCATGTCCGGGGTCGGCATCACCATGTCCGGCGTGGGACTAACGCAATCCGGAGTTGGTATGACTGAGTCGGGCGTGGGCATGGGGTATACCATGTCCGGGGTCGGGATGTCGGGGGTCGGCATGACGATGTCGGGAGTGGGGATGTCCGGCGTTGGGTTCTCTGGCTCCTTGCCGATCGTCCGTCCCCGCAAGTTCTGGTTAGTGGCCGATGCAGAATTAATTGTTTATGGCGCAACCGAGCCAGATGCGATCGTCACCATTGGAGGTCGTCCCATCAAGCTCAACCCAGATGGCACCTTCCGATTCCGCATGTCCTTCCAGGATGGTCTGATCGATTACCCCATCATGGCGGTCGCTGCCGATGGCGAACAAATGCGCTCAATTCACATGAAGTTTAACCGCGAAACTCCTGAACGCCACACCAACACAAAGGACGAAGCGGTTGAAGAGTGGCTGGCCTAG
- a CDS encoding phosphatidate cytidylyltransferase, translating into MPWTRIASGAVAIVVALGMTMLGGWYFTIGFGIIVYLGQLEYFQMVRAKGIAPAAKTTLAVSQALLIISTLSPTLADAVFPVAGTFICFYLLFQPKFATIADISASIMGLFYGGYLPSYWVRLRSLGQLQASNLPLDGFWASNWLNLKSLPQGLTATLLAFLCIWAADIGAYIFGKSFGRTRLSDISPKKTVEGAIFGVSASIGVAVLGAWYLSWPGWPLTGATLGLLIGIASLLGDLTESMMKRDAGVKDSGQLIPGHGGILDRADSYVFTAPLVYYFVTLLLPLLPALTAAP; encoded by the coding sequence ATGCCGTGGACTCGCATTGCCAGCGGAGCGGTCGCGATCGTGGTTGCGCTCGGCATGACCATGCTAGGAGGGTGGTACTTCACAATCGGGTTTGGCATCATTGTGTATCTCGGTCAGTTGGAATATTTCCAGATGGTTAGAGCAAAAGGAATTGCCCCTGCTGCGAAAACCACCTTGGCCGTGAGTCAGGCATTGTTAATTATTTCCACCCTATCCCCAACCCTGGCTGATGCGGTGTTCCCAGTCGCTGGAACGTTCATCTGCTTCTACCTGCTGTTTCAACCGAAGTTTGCCACGATCGCGGATATTTCAGCTTCTATCATGGGCCTGTTTTATGGCGGATATTTGCCCAGTTACTGGGTACGCCTGCGATCGCTGGGACAGTTACAGGCTAGTAACCTGCCTCTAGATGGTTTTTGGGCCAGCAACTGGCTGAATCTCAAATCCTTGCCTCAAGGTTTAACGGCGACGCTGCTGGCCTTTCTCTGCATTTGGGCCGCAGATATCGGGGCTTACATCTTTGGTAAATCTTTTGGCCGTACTCGCTTATCTGACATCAGCCCCAAGAAAACCGTTGAGGGAGCCATTTTTGGAGTGTCGGCCAGTATTGGTGTCGCGGTTCTGGGGGCCTGGTATCTCTCCTGGCCGGGTTGGCCGCTAACGGGAGCAACCCTGGGGTTACTAATTGGGATTGCCAGCTTATTGGGGGATCTAACTGAATCGATGATGAAGCGCGATGCCGGAGTCAAAGACTCTGGACAATTGATTCCTGGTCATGGTGGGATTCTCGATCGGGCCGATAGCTACGTTTTTACCGCGCCACTGGTCTACTACTTCGTCACCCTGTTACTGCCCCTGTTGCCTGCTCTTACGGCTGCACCATAA
- a CDS encoding FHA domain-containing protein, producing MFSQLKHLLIIEDGRGLEEHVLTGPLHILGRDPKCDIRVSSQFVSRRHATLVQILDDDGTIHYRIVDGTPKGKPSSNGIRVNGRRVLACDLKDQDEVVLGPHVRAIYLIHEQVEERVAGFDDTIVPTGSWVNEMRCG from the coding sequence ATGTTTTCACAGCTCAAGCACCTGTTGATTATTGAAGATGGCCGGGGTTTGGAGGAACATGTCCTCACTGGGCCACTCCATATCCTGGGCAGAGATCCCAAATGTGACATTCGGGTGTCCTCTCAATTTGTTTCGCGCCGTCATGCCACCCTGGTGCAGATTTTGGATGACGATGGCACCATTCATTACCGGATTGTGGATGGCACTCCCAAAGGCAAGCCCAGTTCCAATGGCATTCGCGTCAATGGCCGTCGGGTGCTGGCCTGTGATTTGAAGGATCAGGATGAGGTGGTTTTAGGCCCCCATGTCCGGGCAATTTATCTGATCCATGAGCAGGTTGAGGAACGAGTGGCCGGATTTGATGACACGATCGTGCCTACGGGAAGTTGGGTCAATGAAATGAGATGTGGCTAA
- a CDS encoding DUF3536 domain-containing protein yields the protein MTSSSNTGRSRQSAKFSVDSHPVAPQSDPRRLAVANPTESATLAATPITTAQGVYVVVHGHFYQPPRENPYLDAIERQPSAFPYHDWNERIHHECYRPNAFARIVNDREEVMGIVNNYEYLSFNFGPTLLNWLERYDIETYQRILEADRQSCARLNGHGNAIAQVYNHIIMPLANDRDKRTQIRWGKADFRSRFGRDPEGMWLAETAVDYATLEALVAEGIKFIILAPSQAQRCRPFPTSEHPDPDWHEVGGSQIDPTRPYRCYLRSSQFSDLSSELDHPSPIPDPRSPIPAPYIDIFFYDGPISRDMGFDTALSHSQQFVGRLGQAVRGDQRQAQIIAVATDGETFGHHKGGTEKCLAYSFVHEFPDRQWTVTNFAHYLSLDPPTWEVELKPVTAWSCSHGVDRWQDDCGCGGEGGWHQKWRRPLRNALDWLRDQLAQVYAEVGGKLFQDPWQARDEYIEVIRDRTPATVNAFLARHQTHALNSTERIDALRLLEMQRHTLLMYTSCGWFFEELSRPEGTQILRYAARAIELAGDVTGIHLEEAFVKRLALAPSNVELFNHGAEVYRQLVTTAQVSLEQVAAHYAISSLFTAPAKEQRVYCYTAYQTDYQLQRMGAMNLAIGRLQLTSEITHETADLVFAVLHLGGWDFHCCIQPFGGRREYSQIKDNLVNALSQASAAQMILTMTRLFGDQSFSLQSLFAEERHRIMRMLTQGTLTRLDQLYSQVYRDNYGILMAFHRDGLAVPQELQVATEVALSQRVLLALRSLEQEWSDPAVDDRPLGLGHLAELEAIAREADQLRCRVHEPEAKQTLERLILQSLRNLLVHFNPATLEEDMAYLERLIRLGNQLHLGLSLAAAQELYFDCLHDWIIPECLHWLDTAGQGAAFTSDWADVKIRLPHLRSLLRLGQTLAIDVAGWLAKLP from the coding sequence ATGACATCTAGCTCTAACACCGGGCGATCGCGCCAATCTGCAAAGTTCTCCGTTGACTCTCATCCTGTTGCTCCGCAGAGCGATCCCCGTAGGTTAGCGGTTGCCAATCCGACTGAAAGTGCTACTCTTGCTGCAACTCCGATCACCACCGCACAGGGCGTGTATGTTGTGGTGCATGGGCACTTTTACCAGCCTCCCCGTGAGAATCCCTATCTGGACGCGATCGAGCGACAACCCAGCGCCTTTCCCTACCACGATTGGAATGAACGCATTCATCACGAATGTTATCGCCCCAATGCCTTCGCCCGCATCGTCAACGATCGCGAAGAAGTGATGGGGATCGTCAACAATTATGAATACCTCAGTTTCAACTTTGGCCCCACCCTCTTGAACTGGCTGGAACGCTATGACATCGAAACCTATCAGCGGATTCTGGAAGCCGATCGTCAGAGTTGCGCCCGGTTGAATGGACACGGAAATGCGATCGCCCAGGTGTATAACCACATCATCATGCCCCTGGCCAACGATCGGGACAAACGTACGCAAATTCGCTGGGGCAAAGCAGACTTCCGTTCCCGATTTGGCCGCGATCCCGAAGGTATGTGGTTAGCCGAAACCGCTGTAGACTACGCTACCCTGGAAGCCCTGGTTGCTGAAGGCATCAAATTCATCATCCTTGCTCCCTCCCAGGCCCAACGCTGTCGTCCCTTTCCCACCAGTGAACACCCGGATCCCGACTGGCACGAAGTCGGCGGCAGTCAAATCGACCCCACCCGCCCCTACCGTTGCTATCTCAGGAGTTCTCAGTTCTCAGATTTAAGTTCTGAGTTAGACCATCCATCCCCAATCCCCGATCCCCGATCTCCGATCCCTGCTCCCTACATCGACATCTTCTTCTACGACGGCCCCATCTCCCGCGACATGGGCTTTGATACGGCTCTCAGCCACTCCCAACAGTTTGTTGGTCGGCTAGGACAGGCGGTACGTGGGGATCAACGGCAGGCTCAGATCATTGCTGTTGCCACCGATGGGGAAACCTTTGGACATCACAAAGGCGGTACAGAGAAGTGTCTGGCCTACAGCTTTGTGCATGAGTTCCCCGATCGCCAGTGGACAGTCACCAATTTTGCCCATTACCTGTCCCTCGATCCCCCCACCTGGGAAGTGGAGTTAAAACCTGTGACGGCCTGGAGTTGCAGTCATGGGGTCGATCGCTGGCAAGACGATTGTGGGTGCGGCGGTGAAGGGGGCTGGCATCAGAAATGGCGGCGACCGTTGCGGAATGCGCTGGACTGGCTTCGGGATCAACTGGCCCAGGTGTATGCAGAAGTTGGCGGCAAACTATTTCAGGATCCCTGGCAGGCGCGGGATGAATATATTGAAGTGATCCGCGATCGCACTCCCGCCACTGTGAATGCATTTCTGGCTCGCCATCAAACTCATGCTTTAAATTCGACCGAGCGGATTGATGCCCTGCGCTTACTGGAAATGCAACGTCACACCTTGTTGATGTATACCAGTTGCGGTTGGTTTTTTGAGGAACTATCCCGACCAGAAGGCACGCAAATTCTTCGCTATGCGGCGCGGGCGATCGAATTGGCCGGCGATGTCACTGGAATTCATCTGGAAGAGGCATTTGTCAAACGGTTGGCCCTGGCTCCCAGCAACGTGGAACTCTTCAACCACGGAGCAGAGGTGTATCGCCAACTGGTGACTACCGCTCAGGTGAGTCTGGAACAGGTGGCCGCCCATTATGCAATTAGTTCTCTATTCACCGCTCCGGCCAAAGAACAGCGGGTGTATTGCTATACCGCCTATCAAACCGATTACCAGTTACAGCGTATGGGAGCGATGAATCTGGCGATCGGGCGCTTACAACTCACCTCCGAAATCACCCACGAAACAGCGGATCTGGTGTTTGCCGTGCTGCATCTCGGTGGCTGGGATTTCCACTGCTGCATTCAACCCTTTGGCGGACGACGGGAGTACAGTCAAATCAAAGACAATCTGGTGAATGCCTTAAGTCAGGCCAGTGCAGCTCAGATGATTCTCACCATGACTCGTTTATTTGGGGATCAGTCCTTCAGTCTGCAAAGTCTATTTGCCGAAGAACGACATCGGATTATGCGAATGCTGACTCAGGGAACGCTAACCCGTCTGGATCAACTCTATTCCCAGGTGTACCGGGATAACTACGGCATTCTCATGGCCTTTCATCGCGATGGCTTGGCAGTGCCCCAGGAATTGCAGGTCGCGACGGAAGTGGCCCTCAGTCAACGGGTATTGCTGGCCCTGCGATCGCTGGAACAGGAATGGAGCGATCCCGCTGTGGATGATCGTCCTCTGGGATTGGGCCATCTCGCAGAGTTGGAAGCGATCGCCCGCGAAGCTGACCAGTTACGCTGCCGGGTGCATGAACCGGAAGCGAAACAAACCCTGGAGCGATTGATTCTGCAATCCCTGCGGAATCTCCTGGTACATTTCAATCCGGCTACCCTGGAGGAAGATATGGCCTACCTGGAACGGTTGATTCGTCTGGGTAATCAACTGCATCTGGGGCTGTCTCTAGCGGCTGCTCAGGAATTGTATTTCGACTGCCTGCACGACTGGATCATCCCAGAGTGTCTGCACTGGCTGGATACCGCAGGTCAGGGAGCCGCCTTTACCTCCGACTGGGCCGATGTCAAAATTCGCCTCCCCCATCTGCGTTCACTCCTGCGTCTGGGACAAACCCTGGCGATCGATGTCGCTGGATGGTTAGCCAAATTACCCTGA
- a CDS encoding DUF2358 domain-containing protein → MEITKILREDYQRFPRDQTYSIYAEDVYFKDPLNEFRGRDRYQQMIGFIQTWFLNCRMELHDLHQDGNFIRTDWTLHWNTPLPWKPAIAISGWSELTLNDQGLIASHIDYWHCTPLDVLKQHFGFRG, encoded by the coding sequence ATGGAAATCACTAAAATTTTGCGGGAGGATTATCAACGCTTTCCCAGAGATCAGACCTACAGCATCTATGCTGAGGATGTGTATTTCAAAGATCCGCTGAATGAGTTTCGGGGCCGCGATCGCTACCAGCAGATGATTGGCTTTATTCAAACCTGGTTCCTCAACTGTCGCATGGAGTTACACGACCTGCACCAGGATGGCAACTTTATTCGTACCGATTGGACATTACACTGGAATACGCCCCTGCCCTGGAAACCGGCGATCGCCATTAGCGGCTGGAGCGAACTCACCTTAAACGACCAGGGCTTAATCGCCTCTCACATTGACTACTGGCACTGCACACCTCTAGATGTCCTCAAACAGCACTTTGGTTTTCGCGGGTAG
- a CDS encoding aminotransferase class I/II-fold pyridoxal phosphate-dependent enzyme, producing MTSQFHLDQNQTPLLAMLEVCRDRSYAAFHTPGHRRGRGISARLAALCGDRVFRADLPELPELDNLFAPEGVIREAQELAAAAFGAEQTWFLANGSTAGVEAALLATCKPGEKLILPRNVHRSAISGLTLSGALPIFVYPDYDPVLDLAHCVSPAAVAAALNQHPDARAVLMVSPTYYGTCGNVAAIAHLTHQHGIPLIVDEAHGAHFAFHPDLPTPALASGADLVVQSTHKTLTALTQAAMLHVQGDRLDRDRLTQALALVQSSSPNYLLLASLDAARHQMATAGQTRWSATLQLADEARSRLSQIPGLSLLHPEQAITPGFIDLDLTRLTITVTDLGIDGFTADTLLHTQLGVTAELPTLQHLTFITGLGNTQADIDRLVTAFEQLAQGTRPQAQDNSKLKIQNPKFQPQPSALSPREAFFAVAETLPIHDCVHRISAELVCPYPPGIPVLIPGEVITKEAIAHLHEILALGGVISGCADPNLQTLKIVKT from the coding sequence ATGACGAGCCAGTTTCATCTTGATCAGAATCAGACTCCGCTGCTGGCGATGTTGGAGGTATGCCGCGATCGCTCTTACGCAGCCTTCCATACCCCAGGTCATCGACGGGGACGGGGAATTTCTGCCCGATTAGCCGCCCTATGTGGCGATCGCGTTTTTCGGGCTGATCTGCCAGAATTACCAGAATTGGACAATTTATTTGCTCCAGAAGGAGTCATTCGGGAGGCTCAGGAACTGGCAGCAGCAGCTTTTGGGGCTGAGCAAACATGGTTTCTGGCGAATGGCTCTACCGCAGGAGTTGAAGCCGCGCTTCTGGCAACCTGTAAACCAGGAGAGAAACTAATTCTGCCGCGCAATGTACATCGATCGGCCATTTCAGGCTTGACCCTATCGGGAGCGCTTCCCATCTTTGTGTATCCCGACTATGATCCGGTTCTGGATCTGGCTCATTGCGTCTCTCCGGCAGCCGTAGCAGCGGCCCTCAACCAGCATCCTGATGCCAGAGCCGTGTTGATGGTGTCTCCCACCTATTACGGTACCTGCGGAAATGTCGCCGCGATCGCCCACTTAACTCATCAACATGGCATTCCCCTGATTGTGGATGAAGCCCACGGTGCCCATTTTGCCTTCCATCCCGATTTACCCACTCCTGCCCTCGCCAGTGGAGCCGATCTGGTGGTGCAATCGACTCACAAAACCTTGACGGCGCTGACCCAGGCCGCCATGTTGCACGTTCAGGGCGATCGCCTGGATCGCGATCGCCTGACTCAGGCTCTTGCCCTTGTCCAATCTAGCAGTCCCAATTACCTGCTGCTGGCCTCCCTGGATGCGGCGCGTCATCAGATGGCGACTGCAGGTCAGACCCGCTGGTCAGCAACGTTACAACTGGCTGATGAGGCGCGATCGCGGCTGTCCCAAATTCCCGGTTTATCCCTTCTCCATCCAGAGCAGGCCATCACTCCAGGTTTTATTGATCTCGACCTGACCCGTTTAACTATCACCGTGACTGACCTGGGAATAGACGGGTTCACTGCTGACACCCTTTTACACACTCAACTGGGAGTCACGGCGGAACTTCCCACTCTGCAACACCTGACATTCATCACTGGTCTGGGCAATACGCAGGCAGATATCGATCGATTAGTCACGGCGTTTGAACAACTGGCGCAAGGCACGAGGCCCCAGGCACAAGACAATTCAAAACTCAAAATCCAAAATCCAAAATTCCAACCTCAGCCCTCAGCCCTTTCCCCCCGTGAGGCATTCTTCGCTGTAGCTGAAACTTTGCCAATTCATGATTGCGTTCATCGTATCAGCGCCGAACTGGTCTGTCCTTATCCTCCCGGCATTCCGGTGCTGATTCCAGGAGAAGTTATCACAAAGGAGGCGATCGCTCATCTGCACGAAATTCTGGCTCTGGGAGGCGTAATCAGTGGATGTGCCGATCCGAACTTACAGACGCTCAAAATTGTCAAGACCTGA
- the cbiT gene encoding precorrin-6Y C5,15-methyltransferase subunit CbiT has product MPSPLWPYVTPGIPDELFERLPGIPMSQREIRLLLLSYLRLESDSVLWDVGAGTGTISVEAGLLCSQGHIIAIERDEEVASLIRRNCHRFGVTNVEVVEGSAPDCLKDLPRRPQRVCITGGRSVKAILLEVWQHLPSQGRVVATAASLESLYQLSESFAELQVRNVEVVQSTINRLEKRGMNQVFTASDPIFVLSGEKLE; this is encoded by the coding sequence ATGCCCTCTCCCCTTTGGCCTTATGTCACCCCCGGCATTCCTGATGAACTGTTTGAACGGCTACCAGGAATCCCGATGAGCCAGCGAGAGATTCGCCTATTGCTGCTGTCTTACCTGCGTTTAGAAAGCGACTCCGTATTATGGGATGTTGGTGCAGGTACAGGAACTATTTCAGTAGAGGCCGGACTCCTCTGCTCTCAGGGTCATATCATTGCCATTGAGCGGGATGAGGAAGTGGCCAGTCTGATTCGCCGCAATTGCCATCGCTTTGGAGTCACCAATGTAGAAGTTGTAGAAGGAAGTGCCCCCGATTGCTTAAAAGATTTACCTCGTAGACCCCAGCGAGTTTGCATCACAGGTGGGCGATCGGTGAAAGCCATTTTATTGGAGGTCTGGCAACACCTTCCCTCCCAAGGGCGGGTCGTTGCCACGGCTGCCAGCTTAGAGAGCCTGTATCAACTGTCAGAAAGTTTTGCTGAGCTGCAGGTTCGCAACGTGGAAGTGGTGCAGTCTACGATTAATCGCCTGGAAAAACGAGGGATGAATCAGGTTTTTACCGCCAGTGATCCGATTTTTGTACTGAGTGGAGAGAAGTTGGAGTAA